Genomic segment of Acidobacteriota bacterium:
GTGCGTTGCTTTTAGGGAGAGCCATATGCCTGCTCCGATGATCAACCATATTACGAACGAGTACGTAAGAGAGATGAAGATGATCCTGATCTCCTTAAGGACGGAAGCCCCTTCGATGAAGGAGCGCATCATCATCAGTATCTTATTCAAAATCACATTGCTGGAGCGTTTCTCCCTCTCTTCCACGAATATCATTATTCTGTCCTTTTTCCATACCAGCAGAATGAGAAGGAGAAACAAAGCTATGGAAAAGAGCGTGAACAGGATGCCTCCATAGCTGGCCGCTTTCAAAAGTTCTTTGCTCTGGGTAGAAAATGTTCCCTGGAAGACTAGAAGGGATATTCCGAAGAGAAATACAACGGTCATTCCATCCATCAGCCTCTCTATGACGATTGTAGCAACGGCAGAGCTCTTGCTTATCCCCTCTCGCTGCCCTAGCAGGACCGGCCTGACCAACTCACCGATTCTCCCGGGGATGATCCATGATACCATGTATCCTATGATCGTCGTTGAAATGAGGTTGTAGAATCCTATGCGGTTCTTTATAGGCATCAACAGATATCTCCACCGGATGCATCGGAAGACATTCTGGCTAAGGCCAACCAGGATGGAAAGTGAGATGAGTGAAAGGCTTGAGCCTTTAATCCCCTCCCAGACCTCTCCTGGATCGACCTTCCTGAGGAATACACAGAGAAAAAACAAAGAGATCGCAACCCCTATGAGTATGTTTCTATATCTTTTCAAATCGTAAACCCTGAAAGAATAACAGCCAGAAAAAACCAACTTTTCCCTGATAACTTATATCAACGCGGGCTTTGAGTCAACTTTTCACGATTTTTTATTATTTTTTTAAAAACTTCTTAAAATTTCTCAAGAACAGGTGTAACCTTTACGTCTCCCGCTGCTCGCCTTGAGAGTCGGTACCACATTCCAAATCGTCAACATTTCAGGAACTTTTTGATGTAAAATTTCGTCTATCTTGGCAAGATGCAAAGGAGGTCTAAAATGGCTACGAAATGCTGCAAGACGGAATCGCTCATCTGGGGAATATTCTGGGTCTTCGTCGGGGGTCTGTTTCTCGTTCATAATTTTTATCCGGAATACAGGATCCTTTCCAATATATGGAAATGGTGGCCGCTGTTGATCATCGTTATCGGGATCAACATCATCATAAGGTATTTCCATAAAAGTGAAAAAGGGGAATAGTCATGAGAGTAAGAGACGTTATTCTAATTCTCATTATCATCGTCGCAGGTCTGAGCATGCAGAGCGTCATCAGTCTCAAGGAAAAAGGGTTCCCCATCATGTTTGATATCAAGGGAAAGCCCAATAGATTCGTCGAGACAAAGGAGATAGACTTTCCGATGGGCTGCGCCATGAAAGTCAAGAACTCTCATGGGAACGTCACTCTGAGCCCCTGGGATAGAGAGACGGTGCATGTGCAACTTGAAAAAGTCATCTACGCCGACGATGAAAAAAGGGCCGAGGAAATCTCAAAACAGATAATCCTCAATCTCGAAAAGAGGGATAAAGAAGCTGTCATCTCAACCAACCGCGATGAGCTTTATCTCAGACCGATAAGCGTCCAGACGAACCTGACCATCCATGCACCGAAACAGTCCGCAAGTTCAATCACCTGTTCACATGGCGATGTCATGGTCCACGGCATGGAAGGGGCATCAGAGGTGAAATCCCGGCATTCCGACCTGGAGATGAAGAATGTTTCAGGTGACGTTACAATCAATATGGAACACGGGGATGCGATTCTCGATTCCATCACCGGGAACATCATCGCAGACTCTAGACACGGGAAATTGGAATTCAACAACATCATCGGTACTCTGGCACTCCAGGCAGAGCACGATAGCGTCCAGATACTCCATGTCGCCAGAAACCTCTCCATCAAGTCGAGACACACCGAACTCTTGCTGACCGATGTCGGAGGAGACATCGAGATCGACTCCGAACATACAGAGATCGGGGGAAGCCATATCAACGGCAACGCCATGATCAAAAACAGCTACAAGGATGTCGAACTGAGTGAGGTTACTGGCACTCTGAGGATCGACACGAGACACTGCGACGTTCAAGTAGAGAGGGCAGTATCCAACTCAGATATCATCGCAGAATATGGCGATGTCACCCTGCGAATCCCCGGCGGCTTGAACTTTTCGGTGGATCTGGCAGCCGATTATGGAGACATCGAGTCTGACTTCGAGGAGTTAAAGCCTTCTCATGAGAAGGTGACCAGCAGGTTAATCGCCAGGATTGGCAGCGGAGGTCCCACTTACACGGTCAGGACACGCTACAACGACATTTATCTTCAGAAAATTTCCTATAACTAATGATACTTGTTGTGAAGGGTGATTCAATTTTGGGCGAAGGGGTTTTCAGCCTTGATCAGGATGATTTCATATTTCTTGAGGAGGACGGTGCCAACCGGAAGGTACTTTCCTCTCCTGACATATTTCTTCTTCGAGTAATGGACTTCGACCTTGCCCTCCTCCTTACCGCTGCTGAAGAAAGCCGCAAGCCTGGCGGCTTCATGCAGCGTCTTTTCCGGCAGCCTTTTCATTCCCGACGGATTTTTCACTACGACATGGGCACCCCCGAAACCTGCTGCGTGTAGCCAGAAATCTTCGGGCGATGCAATCTTGAAGGTCAGTTTCATATTATCCTTGGCGGATTTCCCCACGAGGATCTGAAGCCCATTGGAGCTCTTGTAAATCCTTATCCCGGAGAGATGTTCCTCTGACAGGACACTTCTCTTCACCTTATCTTCTATCCCAACAGGTAATCCAAGCGTCCTCATCTTTTCCATGACGGAATCAAGGGAACCCGAATCCGTGCAGGTTGCCACTTTACCTTCTAGTGCACGAAGATCCAGTCCTCTTGCAAGGAGAGAGTTACGGCGCTTTTCGATTACGACGACCCCTCTTTCCGCCTTCTTGAATTTCTGAAAATAAGCTTCTGCATTCTTTGATATGGAGAGAGACGGGTTTATGGGTATCCTGATCCTGGTCCCCGGCTGTTCGTAATAATCCTCTACTTCCAGGAAATCCTCGGCCTTCTTCAGCGATCTCATCCCAGCCAGAAGTAGCTCGCCATACCTTTTGAATCGTTTCGGATCCTCAAATTTCTCCCCGTCCTTCCGGAGTTTGACGAGGGTCTCCTCCGTCCTTGAGATCTCTTTCTTCAATAGTCTCAGGAGTAAACTCTTCTTTGATGTGAACCTTTCATTTCTGATGATCGTGGCGTAATAATTATCGGCTGCTTCATGGAGCGAATCAAACCCGTTCTCCACAAGCTCTCCCGCGGTCTCCATCGCAAATGCAGTTAGGACAAAGTTGTCCCTGTTCAAGCGAATATCCTCGCCAATGGCTTCGATCGGCGAAGGTGCGTACAGGAAAGATCTGGTTCTCATCTGCCCCCAATCGCTCTTGATATCGTCCAGGACGCTGGATAGACGTCCTTCTCTTCGGACTCTTAACAATAATTCCCGGATTACAGCCCCGGGAGCTCCCATCAAGGTCTCGTTCAGAAACCCAAGCAATTTTTCTTCGCTTCCTGACAGACTCTCATCCAGGCGTGGATCTTTCAAAACATGAAATATGGAGTGAGGAGGGCGTATTGGCGGCTGGTAAGAATGTCCCACGATGGGCTGCCTGAACTCCGATCTCAGCTTCCGCGCAAAGCCGAGAACTTTTTGCTCTCCATCCGTCAGTATCAGATTCGATGATCTGCCTATCATCTCAAACATCAGAATGAAATCCGGTTCCCTCTTGTTTCGCTTGGAAGAAAAATGCAGTTGAATGACTCTGTCTTCCTCTTCCTTTTCCAACGTTCCCAGGAATAGCCCTTCCAGCGACCTCTTCAGGAGAGAACCGAACGGGTCCGGTTCGTGCTTCCCTTCCGAAAAATAACGCCTCGTCAGGACAATCCTCGGATGCCCCGGCCTCGCCGATATCAGAAGCTTCTTCATTTTTTCGTTGTGGAAGTAAAACAGGAACGTATCTTCTTCGGGGTGATGAATAGAAGAGAAAGTTCTTCCTTCCAGCTCATTCTTCATCTCCAAGAAGATGAGATGCAGAAGGAGATTATCCATTGTTCATCCCTGGATTGGAAAAGGATTTCTTTGCCTCAAGGACGGCGAGCCTTCTCCCCGACATCCTCACGACTCTGTAATCGAAGAGAGCATCACTGACCCGATCGCCCTCCGCCGGGATGCGCCCCAGGAGCTTGATGAAGTGTCCCGCCATGGTCTTCACATCAGGGTCGGTGATGAGCTCCCCCGAGAGTTCGCTGAACTCTTGAATGGAGATTGCTCCATCCAGAAGAAAGGCTTTCTCGGATACCTTCTTGAACCTGTACTTTGAAGGCCGGTATCTGTCTCCCATCTCTCCAACGATCTCTCTCAGGATATCATCGATGGTGACGATTCCTTCCGTTCCTCCATACTCATCGAGGACGGCGGCGATATGAAGCTTCTTTACCTGGAAATCTCTTAGAAGTTCGAAGGCTGCTTTTGTCTCAGGGACAAAGATAATCGGCTTCAGGAAATCTCTGAGCATACTCCCATGGCTCAAGCCATATTGAGCCGCAAGGAGATCCTTGGCATAGACGACACCTTTGATATCATCCATATCCTTCCCGTAAACCGGGAACCTCGAAAATTTCGTTTTTCTCGCAACCGTTAAAGCGTCATCGAGCGATGCGTCCTCTCGAAGACAGATTATTCGCGGTCTCGGGACCATCACGGTCTTCACCGGCATATCCATGATCTCAAAAATGGAGTCGATAATCTTTACCTCTTCAAGGGATAGTCCTCTCTCGCCGGCACTTTCTCTAACGATCGTTCGCAACTCGCCAAGGCTCACCCCTTTAGCGATCTGTCTTCCTATCTTGTTGGAAAGGGCATCGCACCTATCGATCAGCTTCTCGACCGCTTTCCTCAATGGAGAGAGAACTCTGCAAACCAATCTCATCGGGATGGCTGCTCCAAGGCACCATCGTTCCTGGTTGTATATTGCAACGACTTTCGGAGTGACCTCTCCAAAAAGAAAGAGCATGAGGGTCATGGCAACCAGCGCAACGAAGATCCCGGCTGTGCCAAATGCAGAGAAATAATCCCTCCTGAGGATGGCAGCGAGATTGGAAGCAGCAATGTTGACAGTCTCATTCCCTATGAGAATAGTTGCAATGAGCCCTCTGGGATTTGATAGAAGCTCGGAAACGGCTGCTCCCCTTATCCCCGTCCCTCTCAATCTCTCCACTCTCCATTTCCTCAAGGAGAAAAAGGCAGTCTCGGATCCCGAAAAAAAAGCGGAGAAGGAGAGCAGGACTAGAATGCCCATAGTTTCGAGGATAAAGATGAGCATCGTCGTATAGTAAAAAGGCACGATACTTAATCGTGCCCTTATCAATAAAAGGTTGAGATATCGTTAATGATCAAGTTTGCTTTTTACCGAGAAAGATATAGCTTTATCTATCTGTTCCTCGATTTTTTCTTCGGGCAGATGCGTCGCCTCCACCAGTTCGCTGACGATCAAGAACTTTGCCTTATCGAGCATCTTCCTCTCCCGATATGATAGGCTCTTCTGAAGACTGAGATAGCTGAGGCTCTTCAGAACCTCGGCCACCTTATCAATCTCCCCGCTTCGCATCAGATCCGAATTGATCTGATACCTTCCCTTCCAATCTTCAACAATGTCGACTTTGCGCTCTTTGAGCACTTCAAGAACACGATTGATTTCCCTCTTGCTGAGGACCTTCCTGAGCCCAACTGTCTCGATATTGGAGATGGGCACCATCACCGTGCTATCGGTAGACTGGATTCTCAGGCAGTAGAACATCTTCTCAGTGCCAGCGATGTTCTTTCGAGTAATATCTTCGATGATGCCTACACCATGATTTGGGTAAACAACCTTGTCACCGATTTTAAATTGAAGGGCGTTTCCGAGATTCTTTGTCGTAGAACTTCTGGTTGGTGTTACCTTAGTCATTTTCTTTAAATTATTGTATCTTTTAAGTATTTCAGTGTCAAATATTTACTGTATCAGATCGACTGATAATTTTATACCAGGAGAATGACCCTATATTAAAATATACCATCGAAATTATGAAATGCATGATATTTTTGCTGCAACGCCTCGGTTATTGGAAGAGTCTCATTGACTTTTTGCTTTTTCAGATAATTTAAAAATAACTTAAGGTTATAATTTATTTTCTTGTATAATTTAATTAAAGCTCAAAAGGAGCACATGTCCGATTTAGAAGAACTTCTATCAGAGATTCGCGAACTCAAGGCAATCAATGCAATTGGGAGCCTGACATGCCAGCCGTTCGAGCTGGGCAAGATACTCAATCGGGTCATCGACCTCATCGTCGAGCTTCTCAACTGCGAGATCGCAACGATTGCCCTTCTGGATGAAGCCTCGAATAGATTCCAGCTCAAGATTCACCGCGGACTCTCTGAAGAGTTCGTCATGGCCATCACGACAACGGCTCGAAACGAAGGAGCTGCGCAATATTCCGTGGCGAAAAAAGCTCCCATCTTTCTCAAGATATCTGAATACCCAGAGATTCCCCTGAAAGAAGCCGCCGTCAAGGAAGGGATCCAGTGGATAATCAGTACTCCCATGTTAAGGAAAAACGAAATAATTGGGATCATCAACATCGCCGGCCGATCGGAGAGAACTTATTCCGCTCATGACTGCCACCTCCTGTCCCTGATAGCCGAACGGATCGCCATGAACATCGAGAACTACAAGCTTCTAAGGGAAGCTCACGAGAGGAGCGCTCAGATGGCTTCCCTGCTCCATACAGGCGCCCTTCTGATCTCCTCGCTGGACCTGGAGAAAATGTTGAAGAACATAGTGGAGGAAGCAGCGAAGCTAGTAGGAACAGATTCCTGTACGATCTTCTTCTATGACCCGGAAAGGGATCTGATCTCCGGGCAGATCGCTTGCGGTTTGCCGGACGAAGTGATCAAATCCATCTCGCTCCCGATTAATCTCTTCCCTGCCGCGGAGGAAGCCATCAAGAAAAAGAAACCCATCGAGATCAACGATCTCTCACGGGAGAAGAGAGCTCCCCGCGAGGTCATGGACAGGCTGGGATTTAAATCTTCGCTGTCAGTCCCTCTCTTCTTCATGGAGAACCCCCTGGGCATCATCTTCTTCGAGGAGACGAGGTTTCCCAAGCGCTTCACACATTCGGAGATAGAGCTTGCCATGAACTTCGCAAACTATGTTTCCGTCGCCATTCAGAACGCCAGGCTCTTCAAGGAGGCGACGGAGCGAAGGGAACAGGCAGAAGCCATCCAGCTCATTGGACAAGCTCTGACGTCGCGCCTCGACTACCAGGAGGTACTGAGAAGCATCGCCAATTATGCCAAGCAACTTTCCCATGCCAAGTTTGCCTTCGTCTCAACCAAGGAGGGATATTATTTCAGACCGGTCGCCATCGCGGGCGACGATGAAGGATATGCCTCTATCGTCGAGTTCACCGATGATCCGGAATCTCCCCTGGGGCTAGGCCCAGGAGGAAGAGCGGCACGCAGCAAACTCCCCGCCGTCATCAGCAACTGCGAAAAAGATCCAACCTTCGCACCCTGGAAGGAGGAAGCGTTGAAGAGAGGGATACGTTCCCATGTATCGATTCCCCTCATCTCCAAGGGGACGACTTTCGGCGTCCTTGCCGCTTACAGCTCGGAGCTCAATGGCTTTGACAGGAAGAATGTTACGTTGCTCCTTTCTTTCGCCAACTTCGCTGCTATCGCGTTGGAGAACGCAAGGCTCTATCGGGAACTGAAACTCGCCTTCGAGAATTTAAAGGAGACCCAGAGCCGCCTGGTCCAGACAGAAAAGCTTTCCGCCATCGGGGAGATGGTGGCTGGTGTAGCCCATGAGATAAACAACCCCCTGACATCAGTCCTTGGATTCTCTCAGCTTTTGCTGGGTCAGAAAGTCGACAGTAAGGTTAAGTCAAAACTGATCAGGATTAGCGACGAAGCCATGCGCTGCGCTAAGATTGTCCAGAACCTTCTGGCTTTCGCCAGAAAGCAAAAACCTGAGAAGAGGCATGTCGGCATCAACGGAATCATCGAAAGCGTTCTCGATCTGATATCCTACCAGTTGAAGGTGGATAACATCACAATTGTGAAGGAACTCGACGATAATCTCACGAAGACCATGGCCGATTACAATCAGCTCCAGCAGGTTTTTTTGAACATCATTAACAATGCCCAGCAGGCTATGACCGAACAAGGCGGCTCGCTCACGATAAAGACCGAAGTGACTGGAAGAAGCATAAGGATCACCTTCAAAGACACTGGACCTGGAATCAGCAAGGAGAACATCAAGAAGGTATTCGACCCCTTCTTCACGACAAAGCCTCCGGGAAAGGGGACCGGCCTGGGACTGAGCCTCTGTTACGGGATTGTGAGAGAGCATGGAGGGACCATCCGCGCCGATAGCGGAGAAGGGCAGGGAGCAACTTTTATCATCGAACTACCCATCATAGAAGACAGAAAGGCCGTGGAGAAGCCGCTTGAGGAGAGGAAGGCCGCACAGCAACCGGCAAGTGAACTGGATATCCTCGTCATTGATGACGAGCAGATGATTATTGATCTCCTCTTCGAATTCTTCTCGGATCATGGCTACAACGTCGAAACTGC
This window contains:
- a CDS encoding lysylphosphatidylglycerol synthase transmembrane domain-containing protein, encoding MKRYRNILIGVAISLFFLCVFLRKVDPGEVWEGIKGSSLSLISLSILVGLSQNVFRCIRWRYLLMPIKNRIGFYNLISTTIIGYMVSWIIPGRIGELVRPVLLGQREGISKSSAVATIVIERLMDGMTVVFLFGISLLVFQGTFSTQSKELLKAASYGGILFTLFSIALFLLLILLVWKKDRIMIFVEEREKRSSNVILNKILMMMRSFIEGASVLKEIRIIFISLTYSFVIWLIIGAGIWLSLKATHLSIPIIGIFTLLPLLVLGISIPTPGGVGTYHEAMQIGLMGFFEVSRDAATSTAIVVHGITIIPVILLGLAFLWIDGLTLRSVSRIGLSDNQERKPV
- a CDS encoding DUF5668 domain-containing protein → MATKCCKTESLIWGIFWVFVGGLFLVHNFYPEYRILSNIWKWWPLLIIVIGINIIIRYFHKSEKGE
- a CDS encoding DUF4097 family beta strand repeat-containing protein; this encodes MRVRDVILILIIIVAGLSMQSVISLKEKGFPIMFDIKGKPNRFVETKEIDFPMGCAMKVKNSHGNVTLSPWDRETVHVQLEKVIYADDEKRAEEISKQIILNLEKRDKEAVISTNRDELYLRPISVQTNLTIHAPKQSASSITCSHGDVMVHGMEGASEVKSRHSDLEMKNVSGDVTINMEHGDAILDSITGNIIADSRHGKLEFNNIIGTLALQAEHDSVQILHVARNLSIKSRHTELLLTDVGGDIEIDSEHTEIGGSHINGNAMIKNSYKDVELSEVTGTLRIDTRHCDVQVERAVSNSDIIAEYGDVTLRIPGGLNFSVDLAADYGDIESDFEELKPSHEKVTSRLIARIGSGGPTYTVRTRYNDIYLQKISYN
- a CDS encoding NFACT family protein: MDNLLLHLIFLEMKNELEGRTFSSIHHPEEDTFLFYFHNEKMKKLLISARPGHPRIVLTRRYFSEGKHEPDPFGSLLKRSLEGLFLGTLEKEEEDRVIQLHFSSKRNKREPDFILMFEMIGRSSNLILTDGEQKVLGFARKLRSEFRQPIVGHSYQPPIRPPHSIFHVLKDPRLDESLSGSEEKLLGFLNETLMGAPGAVIRELLLRVRREGRLSSVLDDIKSDWGQMRTRSFLYAPSPIEAIGEDIRLNRDNFVLTAFAMETAGELVENGFDSLHEAADNYYATIIRNERFTSKKSLLLRLLKKEISRTEETLVKLRKDGEKFEDPKRFKRYGELLLAGMRSLKKAEDFLEVEDYYEQPGTRIRIPINPSLSISKNAEAYFQKFKKAERGVVVIEKRRNSLLARGLDLRALEGKVATCTDSGSLDSVMEKMRTLGLPVGIEDKVKRSVLSEEHLSGIRIYKSSNGLQILVGKSAKDNMKLTFKIASPEDFWLHAAGFGGAHVVVKNPSGMKRLPEKTLHEAARLAAFFSSGKEEGKVEVHYSKKKYVRRGKYLPVGTVLLKKYEIILIKAENPFAQN
- a CDS encoding hemolysin family protein codes for the protein MLIFILETMGILVLLSFSAFFSGSETAFFSLRKWRVERLRGTGIRGAAVSELLSNPRGLIATILIGNETVNIAASNLAAILRRDYFSAFGTAGIFVALVAMTLMLFLFGEVTPKVVAIYNQERWCLGAAIPMRLVCRVLSPLRKAVEKLIDRCDALSNKIGRQIAKGVSLGELRTIVRESAGERGLSLEEVKIIDSIFEIMDMPVKTVMVPRPRIICLREDASLDDALTVARKTKFSRFPVYGKDMDDIKGVVYAKDLLAAQYGLSHGSMLRDFLKPIIFVPETKAAFELLRDFQVKKLHIAAVLDEYGGTEGIVTIDDILREIVGEMGDRYRPSKYRFKKVSEKAFLLDGAISIQEFSELSGELITDPDVKTMAGHFIKLLGRIPAEGDRVSDALFDYRVVRMSGRRLAVLEAKKSFSNPGMNNG
- a CDS encoding CarD family transcriptional regulator, with protein sequence MTKVTPTRSSTTKNLGNALQFKIGDKVVYPNHGVGIIEDITRKNIAGTEKMFYCLRIQSTDSTVMVPISNIETVGLRKVLSKREINRVLEVLKERKVDIVEDWKGRYQINSDLMRSGEIDKVAEVLKSLSYLSLQKSLSYRERKMLDKAKFLIVSELVEATHLPEEKIEEQIDKAISFSVKSKLDH
- a CDS encoding GAF domain-containing protein, coding for MSDLEELLSEIRELKAINAIGSLTCQPFELGKILNRVIDLIVELLNCEIATIALLDEASNRFQLKIHRGLSEEFVMAITTTARNEGAAQYSVAKKAPIFLKISEYPEIPLKEAAVKEGIQWIISTPMLRKNEIIGIINIAGRSERTYSAHDCHLLSLIAERIAMNIENYKLLREAHERSAQMASLLHTGALLISSLDLEKMLKNIVEEAAKLVGTDSCTIFFYDPERDLISGQIACGLPDEVIKSISLPINLFPAAEEAIKKKKPIEINDLSREKRAPREVMDRLGFKSSLSVPLFFMENPLGIIFFEETRFPKRFTHSEIELAMNFANYVSVAIQNARLFKEATERREQAEAIQLIGQALTSRLDYQEVLRSIANYAKQLSHAKFAFVSTKEGYYFRPVAIAGDDEGYASIVEFTDDPESPLGLGPGGRAARSKLPAVISNCEKDPTFAPWKEEALKRGIRSHVSIPLISKGTTFGVLAAYSSELNGFDRKNVTLLLSFANFAAIALENARLYRELKLAFENLKETQSRLVQTEKLSAIGEMVAGVAHEINNPLTSVLGFSQLLLGQKVDSKVKSKLIRISDEAMRCAKIVQNLLAFARKQKPEKRHVGINGIIESVLDLISYQLKVDNITIVKELDDNLTKTMADYNQLQQVFLNIINNAQQAMTEQGGSLTIKTEVTGRSIRITFKDTGPGISKENIKKVFDPFFTTKPPGKGTGLGLSLCYGIVREHGGTIRADSGEGQGATFIIELPIIEDRKAVEKPLEERKAAQQPASELDILVIDDEQMIIDLLFEFFSDHGYNVETATSGETAIEKILRKDYDVIICDLKMPGISGQDIYSWIKNEKPDAASRIVFSTGDTLTQNVRDFFRETGNLYISKPFNFQNLLSIAHSLCKP